A stretch of Cyanobacterium sp. HL-69 DNA encodes these proteins:
- the lplA gene encoding lipoate-protein ligase LplA produces the protein MKQPHQWRFIPLLNLSGKEQMAIDKWLLIQHQKYNHPPTLRFYTWNRPTISLGFSQKKKYPPHWNNLQWHGKSIDIVQRPSGGRGVLHQGDLTYAVISSQFEGNLDEVYRQISQFLIMGWQRLGVNLSFGKPHRQYFKSSNCFALSTNADLTDSQGNKFIGSAQLKKGKFSLQHGSMLLNPTPELFKKVFNTLPPQAVLENFPNIDTIIETLLNAAQEYFNAEFIHQPLSSKEWKLIEIETKDILH, from the coding sequence ATGAAACAACCACACCAATGGCGTTTTATCCCCTTGCTTAACCTTTCAGGAAAGGAACAAATGGCGATCGATAAATGGCTATTAATCCAACACCAAAAATATAATCATCCCCCCACCCTGCGTTTTTATACTTGGAATCGGCCCACAATTTCCCTCGGATTTAGTCAGAAAAAAAAATATCCCCCCCACTGGAATAACCTGCAATGGCACGGAAAATCCATAGATATAGTCCAACGCCCCAGCGGAGGTAGAGGAGTATTACACCAGGGAGATTTAACCTACGCAGTAATTTCTTCTCAGTTTGAGGGTAACTTAGATGAAGTTTATCGTCAGATTTCTCAGTTTCTCATCATGGGTTGGCAAAGATTAGGGGTTAACCTTTCCTTTGGTAAACCTCACCGACAATATTTCAAATCATCCAACTGCTTCGCCCTTTCTACCAACGCCGACTTAACAGATAGTCAGGGAAATAAGTTTATTGGCAGCGCCCAGCTAAAAAAGGGTAAATTTAGTCTTCAACATGGTTCAATGCTCTTAAATCCTACCCCAGAGCTATTTAAGAAAGTTTTTAATACCTTACCGCCCCAAGCTGTGTTAGAGAATTTTCCTAATATCGACACCATTATTGAAACTCTCCTTAATGCTGCCCAAGAATATTTTAACGCCGAATTTATCCATCAACCTCTTTCCTCTAAAGAGTGGAAATTAATTGAAATTGAAACCAAAGATATTCTCCATTAG
- a CDS encoding Alkaline phosphatase: protein MSTLVNAASIGRPGTFEIKDFLRTFNLSNIQTRPDGKPVDEFEFRMNPIILNNQNAFTEVTFEVTGNVDKKLILVDPNDNSVIDFQLSDNTVSIENKLLETGKTYRLLVVGRSENALNVLFPNPDSKIPYVSTVRINPIDLNGDLVQPEFIFDAKNSIFNEIIGTGQQSISQTGILENSDNLFVATTEIRGFLNELEGAKVGYADEFSLLTANGEDTLTITVTGSSDNGVTALNSDNTRGYISVINERTGEVRREQSGKAGKGSADPLIKTVTVDSGFYDPGDTFRIKVAGFEETNNSVKSVAPDTRLGYKIEIKNNNTTNPQTSLALQERIFVINDDNGGETPPTNGGGGGGGSSTNTTFTSTNNPLALESGTVQLAYVGYYGRPADPAGRNFWNQVLRDNNIFYSPRGGVTLNSLSETQRALYQEFIDDFGNSSESNRLFGALTIDSRINLVYRNAFNRDVDTAGLSFWRNAIDQEEVSLPAIALEIVLGARDTDTIRVRNKITSADLFTDALFGGLENRYIGSNAETIGRNFLANIDTSVATTNQVSAGVNSLPILV, encoded by the coding sequence ATGAGTACTTTAGTCAACGCTGCAAGCATAGGAAGACCAGGAACATTTGAAATCAAAGACTTTCTACGTACTTTTAATCTGTCTAATATTCAAACAAGACCCGATGGGAAGCCAGTTGATGAATTCGAGTTTAGAATGAATCCAATTATTTTGAATAATCAAAATGCTTTCACTGAGGTAACTTTTGAAGTTACTGGCAATGTAGATAAAAAACTTATTTTGGTAGATCCTAATGATAATTCAGTAATAGATTTCCAACTTTCAGATAACACTGTATCAATAGAAAATAAATTATTGGAAACAGGAAAAACTTACCGATTATTGGTGGTAGGCAGAAGTGAGAATGCCCTTAACGTTTTATTTCCTAATCCGGATAGTAAAATCCCTTATGTTTCCACCGTGAGAATTAATCCCATCGATCTTAACGGTGATTTAGTTCAACCAGAGTTTATATTTGATGCAAAAAATAGTATTTTTAATGAAATTATCGGGACAGGTCAACAAAGTATCAGTCAAACGGGAATTTTAGAGAATTCAGATAATCTTTTTGTTGCAACTACTGAAATCAGAGGTTTTCTCAATGAACTTGAAGGAGCAAAGGTAGGGTATGCAGACGAATTCAGTTTGTTAACGGCTAATGGTGAAGATACTTTGACTATCACGGTTACTGGAAGTAGTGATAATGGAGTTACTGCTTTGAATTCTGACAACACGAGAGGATATATTAGTGTAATAAATGAAAGAACAGGGGAAGTTAGAAGAGAACAATCTGGCAAGGCTGGTAAAGGAAGCGCTGATCCACTAATCAAAACAGTAACAGTTGATAGTGGTTTTTACGACCCCGGGGATACTTTTAGAATTAAAGTCGCAGGATTTGAAGAAACAAATAATAGTGTAAAGTCTGTCGCACCGGATACAAGACTGGGCTATAAAATAGAAATCAAAAATAATAATACTACAAATCCACAAACTAGCTTAGCTTTACAAGAAAGAATTTTCGTTATTAATGATGATAATGGAGGTGAAACTCCTCCCACAAACGGTGGTGGCGGAGGGGGTGGATCTTCAACCAATACCACTTTTACCTCAACTAATAATCCATTGGCATTAGAATCTGGAACAGTCCAGTTAGCTTATGTTGGTTATTATGGAAGACCCGCAGATCCTGCAGGACGTAACTTCTGGAATCAGGTTTTAAGAGACAACAACATATTTTATTCTCCACGGGGCGGAGTGACGCTAAATTCTTTGTCAGAAACTCAGAGGGCATTATACCAAGAGTTTATCGATGATTTTGGTAACTCTAGCGAGAGTAATCGTCTTTTTGGCGCATTGACTATAGATAGTCGAATCAATTTGGTTTATCGTAATGCTTTTAATCGTGATGTCGATACTGCAGGATTATCTTTCTGGCGTAATGCGATTGATCAAGAAGAAGTGAGTTTACCTGCGATCGCATTAGAAATTGTATTAGGAGCAAGAGATACCGATACGATAAGAGTCAGAAATAAAATTACCAGTGCAGACTTATTTACAGATGCTCTTTTTGGCGGTTTAGAGAATCGCTACATTGGTTCAAATGCTGAAACCATAGGACGTAATTTCTTAGCAAACATTGATACCTCGGTAGCAACCACGAATCAAGTGTCTGCAGGGGTTAATAGCTTACCAATATTAGTGTAG